The following DNA comes from Kaistia sp. 32K.
AGGCAAACGGACCGTCCGACACGCGAACCTGCTCGCCGACTTCGAAGCTGACGGACGGCTTCGGCCGCTCCACGCCTTCCTGCACCTGATGGATGATGCGGTTGGCTTCGGCTTCCGAGATCGGCATCGGCCGATTGTCGGAACCGAGGAAGCCCGTGACCTTCGGCGTGTTCTTGATCAGATGATAGGCGTCATCGGTGAGCGCCATCTTCACGAGTACGTAACCCGGGAAGAATTTGCGCTCGGCGTCGACCTTGCGACCGCGACGAACCTCGACGACCTTTTCGGTCGGAACCAGGATCTCGTCGAAAAGATCGGCGAGGCCACGCTGGCCCGCCTGCTCGCGAATCGACTCCGCGACCTTCTTTTCGAAGTTCGAATAGGCGTGAACGATATACCAGCGTTTATCCAAAGAACCGCCTCCGCCTATCGACCGATGCCGAGCAGGAACGAAACGCCCCAGCTCAGGCCGAAATCGGCCACTGTGAAGAAGAGGCTCGCCAGGACGGCCATAACGAAGACCATGACTGTCGTGATCGCGGTTTCGCGACGCGACGGCCATACGACCTTCGATACCTCCGCACGTACCTGCTGGAGGAACGTAATTGGATTTGTTTTGGTGGCCATTACCCGCTCACGGCTTGCGGGCGCGCAAACGGCCGTCTGCGCACCCCGCTGGGAAGCGTTACATAGAACCGATCAATCGATTCCTCAAGTGTTAATTTGGCAGGGGCAGTAGGATTCGAACCTACGACCTACGGTTTTGGAGACCGTCGCTCTACCAGCTGAGCTATACCCCTACACACACCCGCAACATGTGGGCGCGGCGATTTCATAGCGAGACCACGCGATTAGCGCAAGTCCATAGCCGGGTTCTCAACAGGCTGTCCGCCCGAAATCGACGGAAGAATGCCATCGGCCGGTTGACCCCTACCCTGCTTCGACGGCTTGGCCTGGGCACATTCGCGGTTGGCGCCGGCTCCCGGCGCATTCTCGAAGACGCAACGGCTCTCGGGCGGATCGCCGCACACCTTGTAGAGCGCCCGGAAGCCCACGCAGCGCCCATCGGGGCCGCGATAGCCCGGACCGCCCTTGCAGCCGCAGCCCCGGCACGGCGGCTGCTCCGGGCATCCCTCGGCCATTGCCGGCAAAACGAGGGCCGGCAGAATCAGGAAGATGGCGAGAAGAAGCTGCCGGACGGCATGGCCGACGATTCGCATCCGACGCGCAACGTTCCCACGACGCGTCCGACCTCGAGGCAACCGCACATCACACGGCCGGGCGAATCGGCAATCGGCGCCCGACATCGTCCAAATCATTCCAGCCCAGCCCCCGCTGATTTCGGGAAAAGTCTAGCCGGTCCCAGACCGCCGAGGCAAGCACCCCTCCCCGGCGGACGCGCCCTCGCGCCCGCTCGAAAAATCCGGCGAGAAAACAGAAAGGGCGGATACGCTCGCGCGCATCCGCCCTTCAAACTGTCACCAATCCGCGCCGAGGCGCGGGCAGCGGAAATTACTTGATGATGCTGGCGACGACGCCGGCGCCGACGGTACGACCGCCTTCACGGATGGCGAAACGCAGCTTCTCTTCCATGGCGATCGGCACGATCAGCTCGACGTCGACCGAAATGTTGTCGCCCGGCATCACCATCTCGACGCCTTCCGGCAGCGTGACGATGCCCGTGACGTCCGTCGTCCGGAAATAGAACTGCGGACGGTAGTTGGTGAAGAACGGCGTGTGACGGCCACCCTCTTCCTTCGTCAGGATGTAGGCCTCGGCCTTGAACACCGTGTGCGGCGTCACCGAACCGGGCTTGCACAGGACCTGACCGCGCTCGACGCCTTCACGGTCGATGCCGCGAAGCAGCGCGCCGATGTTGTCGCCGGCCTGGCCCTGGTCGAGCAGCTTGCGGAACATTTCGACGCCGGTGCAGGTCGTCTTGACGGTCGGACGGATGCCGACGATCTCGATTTCCTCGCCGACCTTGACGATGCCGCGCTCGACGCGGCCGGTCACGACCGTGCCGCGGCCCGAGATCGAGAACACGTCTTCGATCGGCATCAGGAACGGCTGGTCAACCGGACGCTCCGGCTGCGGGATGTAGGCGTCGACGGCGGTCATCAGCTCGAGGATCGCGTCCTCGCCGAGCTTGGCGTCGCCATCGTTCAGCGCGACGACGGCCGAACCCTTGACGATCGGAATGTCATCGCCCGGGAAGTCGTAGGACGACAGCAGCTCGCGGACTTCGAGCTCGACGAGCTCGAGCAGCTCCGGATCGTCGACCAGGTCGCACTTGTTCAGGAACACCACGAGCGCCGGAACGCCGACCTGACGGGCGAGCAGGATGTGCTCGCGGGTCTGCGGCATCGGGCCGTCGGCGGCCGACACGACCAGGATCGCGCCGTCCATCTGGGCGGCACCGGTGATCATGTTCTTGACGTAGTCGGCGTGGCCGGGGCAGTCGACGTGAGCGTAGTGACGGTTGGCCGTCTCGTACTCAACGTGCGCCGTCGAGATCGTGATGCCGCGCGCACGCTCTTCCGGCGCTGCGTCGATCTGGTCATACGCCTTGAAGGTCGCGCCGCCGGCCTTGGCCAGGACCTTGGTGATTGCCGCGGTCAGCGACGTCTTGCCATGGTCAACGTGGCCGATCGTGCCAATGTTGCAGTGCGGCTTATTGCGCTCGAATTTCTCTTTTGCCATCGACGTCGCTTCCTGTCGTCTCGTTCACTACGAGCCGGGCGGCTCGAACTGCCCACCAACCGATGCGCATCGCGTTCAAAACCGCGCGAAAGCGCACACTCGAGATGATGGAGCGGGTACCGGGAATCGAACCCGGGTATTCAGCTTGGAAGGCTGCTGCTCTACCATTGAGCTACACCCGCACGCTAACGTTCCGTCGAAATGGTGGAGGAGGTTGGATTCGAACCAACGTAGACTAAGTCAACGGATTTACAGTCCGTCCCCTTTAACCACTCGGGCACTCCTCCAAATCACTTCGGCAGAGCGTCATCGTTCAGGCAGTTACCGGACAAACCCGCCGGGCGGGTCGTTCGATGGGCGTCTTATGGCGAGCTTGCCCGGCCCTGTCAACGCATATCAAAACAACTTCCACGGCTTCGGTGCATGGCTCCGATTCCGCTGGCGCGTTCGATTGCCGGTTTCGCGCGCCGCTCGTATAAGCGAGCCATGACCGACGAAAACAAACATAGCAAATCGCAGCGGCAACCGGGGCATTTCCGGGGCGGCAAGGGCAAACCCGGCCAGCGCGGCCCCCGGCGTTTCGGGTCGAACGCACCGGCCGAACGACGCGCCGATCAGCTGTGGATATATGGTGTCCACGCCGTCGCGGCGGTGCTCGCGAATCCCCGGCGCAAGGTTTTGCAGCTGCTGGCGACGCAGAATGCGGCGGCGCGACTGGTCGAGGAGGGAGCGCCTGTTCCCGCCGACCTCAAGGACACGTCGCCGCGCGATCTCGACAAGCTGCTCGGCTCCGAGGCGGTGCATCAGGGCGTTGCCGTCGAAGTGGCACCGCTGGAGCCCCTCCCCCTCGACGCGCTCGGCGACGCCCGTCTCGTCGTCGTGCTCGACCAGGTGACCGATCCGCACAATGTCGGCGCGATTCTCCGCTCGGCCGTCGCCTTCGGCGCCGACGCGCTGATCACCACCGGCCGGCACGCGCCGACCGAGACCGGCGTTCTCGCCAAATCGGCTTCCGGCGCGCTCGAGCACATCGCCATGATCGAGGTGCCGAATCTCGCCACCACGCTCACCGATCTCCGCGACATGGGCTTTACCTGCGTCGGCCTCGACAGCGAGGGCACGACGTCGATCGAGGACGGCATACAGGGCGACCGGATCGCCCTGGTGCTCGGTGCCGAGGGCAAGGGCCTGCGCCGGCTGACGCGCGACCGCTGCGACGTCGTCGCTAGGCTCGACATGCCCGGCGCCATCAAGAGCCTCAACGTCTCCAACGCGGCGGTGCTGTCGCTCTATCTGGCGCACCGGCATCTCGGCACGCCAAATCTCTGATGGAACTTCCCACGCGACCCGCGTCACGCGCTTGACGCGGATCGCGTGATGGGAGAAGAGACCGCGTCGTTTGGTTCCGGGCGCAATTCGCAGACGGCACAAGAGACGGCGCATGACAATCGGCCTTTCGAAGGTCATGCATGCGTAACTTATTGAAATCGCGTTAGAATATAACGTTAGGCCGGTTTAGCTCAGCGGTAGAGCAGCGGTTTTGTAAACCGAAGGTCGGGGGTTCAATCCCCTCAACCGGCACCAGCTTTCTTCCCATCCGCGATAGACGGCCCTGCCGGCCTCGGCTTGCAATCAGCGTCGCCCGGGCCGGCGAGATCGATTCTCCACAGATACGCGCATTCGGGCCTATCGGCCGCCGGGCAGTCCGCCAGCCCATTCGGCTACCGCCGATGCCATCGTCCGCAGGTGATCGGCCGCCGTGAAGCCGGAGACGCTCTTGCGCGGCTTCAGGTCGTGATCGCCATCCTCGAGCCAAAGAATCTCGATTCGATCCGACAGCGCGTAGGTCGAGACATCGTCGCGCGTACCAAATTCGTCGCGCGTGCCCTGGCAGATCAGCGTCGGTGTCTTGAGGTCGAGGAGATGCGCGGTGCGCAATTGCTCGGGCTTGGCCGGCGGATGGAAGGGATAGCCGAGGCAGAGCAGCCCGACGATGGCGTTCTCGGCCAACAGCTCGTCCGCGACCATGCTGGCGACGCGCCCGCCCATGGATTTCCCGCCGATGATGAGCGGCCCCGTCGCCCCCAGCGCTGCCACGGCGGCGCGATATTCCGGAATCAGTTTGTCGGCGCGCGGTGGCGGCTTGCGCCCGTCACCAGTTCGCCGCGAGGCCATATAGGCGAACTCGAAGCGGGCGACGCGAAACCCGGCGTCGGCGAGCGCCTTCGCCGCCGCGGTCATGGAGGCCGAATCCATCGGCGCGCCGGCGCCATGCGCCAGCAAAATGGTCGCCCGGCCGTTTTCCGGCCCGTCGAACAGAAATTCGGTCATCGCGCTCCCCTCGCCGGTCGGACAAACACGGAAACGCAGAGCCGATTCGCACCGGCCCTGCGTCCCCTATCCAACATCCGACTTTAGAGCGGAGGCGCTCAGCGATCGAGGCCGCCGACGAAGAGGTACTTCTTCTCGACGAATTCCTCGATGCCGTGATGCGAGCCCTCGCGGGAATTGCCTGATTCCTTGACGCCACCGAACGGCGCCAGCTCGGTCGAGATCAGGCCGGAATTGATGCCGACCATGCCGTATTCGAGCGCCTCGCCGACGCGGAAGATCCGGCCGACATCGCGGGTGTAGAGATAGGCGGCGAGGCCGAACTCGGTGTCGTTGGCCTTGGCGACGACCTCTGCCTCGTCATCGAAGACGAAGACGGGCGCCAACGGACCGAAGGTCTCCTCGCCGGCGACCTGCATGGTCTCGTCGACGCCGGCGATCAGCGTCGGCTCGAAGAAGGTGCCGCCAAGCGCATGCCGCTTGCCGCCGACCAGCGTCCGCGCACCCTTCGCAAGCGCATCGGCGATATGCTCCTCGATCTTCTGAACCGCCTTCTCGTTGATCAGCGGTCCGAGCTGCACGTCGCCGCCGACACCATTGCCGACCTTCAGGGCCGCGACGGCGGTCGCCAGCTTCTCGGTGAACGCCGCCTCGACACCGCGCTGGACATAGATGCGGTTGGTGCAGACGCAGGTCTGGCCGGCATTGCGGAACTTCGACAGGATCGCGCCTTCGACGGCCGCATCGAGATCGGCGTCGTCGAAGACGATGAAGGGCGCGTTGCCGCCGAGCTCCAGCGCCACCTTCTTCACCGTGCCGGCGGACTGCCGCATCAGCTGCTTGCCGACTTCGGTCGAGCCGGTGAAGCCGACGATGCGGATGGCGGGATGCGAGGTCAGCACCTCGCCGATCGGTCGGGCCGGACCGGTGACGACGTTGAGCACGCCCGCCGGCAGGCCGGCTCGCTGGGCAAGTTCCGCCAGCGCCAGCGCCGTCAGAGGCGTCTCGCCGGCCGGCTTCAGCACGACGGTGCAGCCGGCGGCGATCGCCGGGCCGACCTTGCGGGTGATCATGGCGGCGGGGAAATTCCACGGCGTGATCGCCGCGACGACGCCGGTCGGCTGGCGCAGCACCAGGATGCGGCCGTCGGCGCGGTGGCTCGGCAGCGTCTCGCCGGCGATCCGCTTCGCCTCCTCGGCGTAGAATTCGACGTAGGCCGCGGCGTAGTCGATCTCGCCCTTGGCCTCGGCGAGCGGCTTGCCCTGCTCCGAAGTCAGGATCAGCGCGAGGTCGTCGCGGTTTTCGACGATCAGGTCGAACCAGCGGCGCAGGATGTTGGCGCGATCCTTGGCGACGCGCGCCGCCCACGGCCGGAAGGCGCGCTCAGCCGCCTCGACCGCCTCGGTCGCCTCGGCGGCGCCGAAGGCCGGCACGCGCGCCAGCTCCGCGCCCGTCGCCGGATTGGTGACGGGCGTCTCGCCCTCCCCGACGAAGACGCCATTGACGTAGCACTGGGTCCGCAAGAGCGAGGGATCGTTCAGGGTCAGGGTCATCAGGCGTCCTCGTGGCAAGGAAGGGATAGGCTTGGCGGGAAGGAACTACGCGGGGGCGTGGTTCTTCTTGTAGTCGGCCATCAGCGACAGGAGTTCGAACATCACGACCATGGCGTTCATCGCGGTGATGTTGTTCGGGTTGTCCTTGGTCGGCATGATGCAGACGACGTCGGCGCCGACGACATTCAGCCCGCGCAGGCCCTGCAGCATGCGCATGGCGTCGCCAATGCGGATGCCCGGATAGCCGGGCTCGAGGTTCGAGACGCCGGGGGCGTCGGCCGGATCGAGCGAATCAAGGTCGAAGGTGACGTAGACCGGCAGGTCGCCGATGCGCTCGCGCATGGTCTTCACCACGCCCTGGACGCCGATCTCCTCGATCTCGTCCATGCCGATGATGCGGTAGCCGAGCTCCTCGCTGGTGTTCTTCGAGCCGGGCGTGCCGACATTCGGGCGGATGCCGATCTGGGTCGAGGCATGCGCGTCGACATGGCCTTCCTCGACCGTATAGCTCGCCCAATGCGCCGACGAGCGGCGGCTGCCCAGCCAATGCGGCAGGTGGCGGTAGCTGTCGGTGTGGGCGTCGAAATGCACCAGGGCCACCTTCTGGCCGTTGGTCAGCTTCGAATGCGGGCCGGCGACCGACTTCAGGAGCGGGCCGGTGATGCCATGGTCGCCGCCCATCGAGACGAGGCGCGTGCCGACATCGTTGAAACGGCGGGCATAGGCCTCGATGTGCTGGACGCAGACGTCGTTGACCATCGCTTCCGGCAGCGGCACGTCGCCGGCGTCGTTGATGCGGGCGAGATCCCACGGCGTGATGCCGAAGCGGCCGTGGCTGCGGCGATACTGGGCCGAGACGTTGCGGACGGCGCGGGGGCCGAGATGCTGGTCGCGCTCGGTCGAGCCGTTGCCGGAGCTGTGCGGGACGCCGAGGAGCGCGATGTCGCTGGCGGCCGGATCCTCGTTCCACTCGCAGCGGAAGAAGGTCGGGATGCCCCACCAGTACCAGCGGCCCATGTCCTTGCGCGCGGCGTCGAAGTCGAAATCGGTCATAGCGGTTTCCATTTCCTCGGGACGAGCGAAGCCGTGGCGCAAAGCGGCGCCGGGCGGCCCGATCCCGAACTCAGGGTCGGTTAGTGCTGGAGTTGCGACAGGAAGGTCTTGGCGCGGGGCGAGGTCGCGGAGGTGAAGAACTGTTCCGGCGGGGCGACCTCGACGATCTGGCCCTTGTCCATGAAGACGATCTGGTCGGCGACCTTGCGGGCGAAGGCCATCTCATGCGTCACGCAGACCATGGTCATGCCGTCGCCGGCGAGCTCCACCATCACGTCGAGGACTTCGCCGACCATCTCGGGATCGAGCGCCGAGGTCGGCTCGTCGAACAGGATGACCTTGGGCTCCATGCAGAGCGCGCGAGCGATCGCCACGCGCTGCTGCTGGCCGCCCGAAAGCTGGGTCGGATATTTGTTGGCCTGCTCGCCGATATGGACGCGCTTCAGATACTGGTGCGCGCGCTCGGTCGCTGCGGCGCGCGAGAGCTTGCGCGCCAGCATCGGCGCCAGGATGCAGTTCTCGAGGATGGTCAGGTGCGGGAACAGGTTGAAGTTCTGGAACACCATGCCGACCTCGCGCCGCACCGCCTCGCAGCTGCGGCGGTTCTTCGGCTCGACGCCCTCGATGGCGACGACGCCGGTATCGTGGGGAGCGAGGTAGTTCATGCAGCGGATCAGGGTCGACTTGCCCGATCCGGAGGGGCCGCAGATGACGACCTTGGAGCCCTTGGCGATGGACAGGCTGACATTGTCCAGCACGAGGAAGTCGCCATAGCGCTTGCTGATGTTCTCGACGCGGATCATTTCGGACACGGGGATCACCAATCGACGTGAGGGTCAGGAGCGGCGGTAGAAGGCCATCGCCTTCTGCAGCATGCCGGGCGAGGCCTCGGCGGCGGAGGTGTTCCAGACGAGGCGGCGCTCGAGCCGCGACTGCAGGAAGACCAGCACGTAGACCATGACCAGGTAGTAGACCAAGGCGGCGGCGTAGTACTCGGTGAACTGGAACGTGGTCGCCACGGCGCGCGAGGTGACGCTCATCAGCTCGGAGAGCGAGATGACCGAAGCGAGCGAGGTGATCTTCAGGAGCGTGATGAACTCGTTCGCGGTCGAGGGCAGCGCCACGCGCACCGCCTGCGGCAGCAGGATCCGGCGCAGGATCTGGAACCGCGTCAGGCCGAGCGCGACGCCGGCGGCCTTCTGGCCGGGGTCGATGGCGCCGAGCGCGGCGCGGTTGATCTCGGTCTGGTAGGCGGCCTCGTTCAGGCTGAGCGCGATCCAGGCCGCCAGGAAGGGCGAGAACCACGGCTCGCGGAACACCGGGAAGAACTGCGGCAGCGCGTTCCAGACGAACAGCAGCTGCAGCAGCGTCGGCGCGCCGCGAAGCATGCCAAGGATACCCTTGACGAGCCACCGGAGCGGGCTGGGCGGCCCGCTCACATAGAGGGCGGCGGGAATGGAAATCAGGATGCCGACGCCGTGCGAGAGCAGCGCGAGCAGGACCGTGACCAGGGCTCCGTTCAGGAACGCCGTGGAGAACAGCGCCCCGAAGAAGACCGAACTATCAAAGGCCATGTCGTAATCTCCATTCCCGACCGGATTATTGGCTCACGCCGGGAACGAGGCTGTCGACGGAAGTTCCCCACTTCTTGGCGATCTCGCCGAGCGAACCGTCCTTGACGAGAGCCGCGACCGCCGCGCTGACGGCAGCCTCGTCACCATCGACGCGCTTGATGAAGACGGCGAAATCGCTGGTGTCGGGGAAGGAATAGAGGGTCTTGAACTGGCCTTCCTTCTGCAGGTTGCGATAGGCGAGTTCCGTATCCTGCGAGACAGCCGCCTCGGCGCGGCCCACCAGCACCTGCTGGATGACGTCGGTCTGCTTCGGATAGGTCTGGATCTTGATGGCGGGGCGGCCGGCGGCGGCCAGGGTCTCGTTGATCTTCTCGAGGCGAGCCAGATAGCTGGTGCCGGCCTGGACGGCGACGACCTTGCCGGAAAGATCGGTGGCGTCGTTGACGACGAGGCCCGACTTGTCACCCGCGAACACGACGACGGCGGTGGAGAAATACGGGACGCCCGGATAGGCGGCGACGCGCTCCGGCGTCAGCGGGATGCCGCTGATGACGGCGTCGCAGCGGCCGGCGTCGAGACCGGGAAGCAGACCCGTGAACTCCGAGACGATGATGCGGGATTCGGCGCCCCAGTGACCGGCCAGCGCCTTGGCAAGGTCGATGTCGAAGCCGACGGGTTCCGCATTGCCGGCGCTCTCGAAGAACTCCATCGGCGGGAACGTCGCGTCGGTGCAGACGGTGAATACCTTGTCCCCAACAAAAGACGGCTGCGCTTCGGCGGCAAAGGACGGTACCGTTGCTGCGGCGAGCGCAAGGGCGCACAAAATTCCGGTCTTGAATGACTGCGACACGTTAATTCCCCTCTTGGAAACGGAGCAGATTTCCCCCTGCCCCTTATCTATACTGTCCTACCCGGATTTCTCTATAAGTCAACTAATTTCGTTTTTACCGAACTTGCGGTATGAGGGTGCTACACCCTGAGTTCAAGGATTACCGATGAAGACGGACACTTCGCCTGCGGCCAGCAAGCCACAGAAGCCAGCCCCGAAGTTCGGCGGCCTGATCAAGGAGCGCCGGCGGCAGCTCAACCTGACGCTGGAGAGCGTCGCGAAGACAGTCGAGCTGACCAAGAGCTTCCTGAGCGACATCGAGAACGACAAGACCTCGCCCTCCGTGGCGTCGCTCGTCCGGCTCTGCGACGCGCTGGGGCTTTCGATCGGCGATCTGTTCAATTCGACGATGTCGACCGTCGTGCGCGCCGACGAGCGGCCGAAGGTCTCCTTCGGCGGAACCGGCGTCTCGGACTCACTGCTGACGGCCAGCAACAGCACGCGCCTGCAGGCGCTCTGGACCGAGATCGAGCCGCTCGGCACGGGTGGTGAGAAGCTCTATTCGCTGCGCGCCGACGAAGAGTTCATCCACGTCGTCTCCGGCACGTTGCTGGTGCGGATGGAGAATGAGAGCTTCGAGCTCAACGCCGGGGATTCGATGACCTTCGATCCCCGCCTCCTGCACACCTTCCTGAATCCCTCCTCCACCGAACGGACGGTCGCGATCTTCGTGATGACGCCGCGACCGTCCTGAGCGTCAGGCGCGCTTGACGGCGACCACGTCGATCTCGACGAGGAGGCCCTTGGCGACGAAGCCCGAGACGATGACAACGGTGGAAGCCGGCGGCGGCTCGGGCATCAGCCGGTCGCGCACAGTCTTGTACGCGCCGACATCGTCCGCGCTGGTCAGATAGCCCGTCACCTTGACGACGTCGGCGAGCGTCAGCCCTTCGGAAGCCAGCAGCGTCTCGATGTGCTTCCAGGTCAGCTCGGCCTGGCGCTCCGCGCCCTCGGCGATGCTGCCGTCGTCGTTCAGGCCGACCTGGCCGGACAGGAAGACGAATTCGGCATTGGCCGGCGCGACCGCGACCTGCGAATAGCGGCTCGGCGGCTGCGGAGCGGCGGGCGGATTGGCAAAGCGGATCATGATGAGCCTTTCGATGGGATCAGGAGCGGGAGGGACGATCAAGCCAATCCAGGAAGCGGTAATATTCGCCGATGACGGGAATGAACCACGGATTGCCGGTGTAGCCGGGCACGGTCTTGATCGGATTGAAGGCGAAAGCGCTTTCCTCGCCGGTGCCGAGGATGTCGCCCGCGAGGCAATTGCCGAAATGGCTCATCAGCGCGACGCCCTGGCCGCAGCAGCCGAGCGCGTAGTGGACGCCCTCATGCGAACCGAGATGCGGCAGCGAGTCGAAGGTGAAGGCGACGTTGCCGGTCCAGCTATGGGTGACGCCGACATCGGCGAGGCTCGGGAATACCTCGGCCATCGAGAGGCGCAGCCGGCGCGCGCTTTCGAGCACGCTGATCGGCCGGAAGCTGGTGCGCCCGCCGAAGATCATGCGGCGGCCATCCGGCGACAGGCGGTAGTAGTAGAGGTTGCGCTTGGTGTCCTGGATCATCCGCTCGCCCGGGATCAGCGCCCGGAGGCGGCCGGGATCAAGCTCTTCCGTCGCGATGATGTAGCTGCCGATCGGGATGACGCGGCGCTTGAACCAGGAGAGGCCGCCATCCGTATAGGCATTGGTGGCGACGACGACGCGGCCGGCGCGCACCGTTCCCTTGGCCGTCGTCAGCGTGAACTGCCCGGCTTCCTTCTTCATCGCCTCAACGCGGCAGCGCGTGACGAAGCGGACGCCGGCCTCGCGGCAGGCCCGTACCAGCCCCGCGTGATAGCGCGCCGGATGCAGGCCGCCGGCGAAGGTGGTGACGCGGCCGCCGAAATAAAGATCGGAATTGAGCTCGCGCCGCTGGTCGGCCTTCGCCACCATGCGGGTCTCGACGCCGAGCGCGTCCAGCTGCTCGGCTTCCCGCGCGAGATCGTCATAATGCTTCGGTGCATAGGCGGCGAAGTACATGCCGTAGCGCCGGTAGCCGCAGTCAATCGCGTTCTCGGAGATCAGCTTCTCGAGGAAGAGAACCGAATTC
Coding sequences within:
- a CDS encoding FAD-binding oxidoreductase; this translates as MLIDGGTSSAISQSPYWWDARDRGQDQPLPSGAVDVAVIGSGYTGLCAALRLARAGVQVLVVEAGELGEGGSTRNGGMVSGTLKVSHPQLVKTYGKERADRIFFEAQNSVLFLEKLISENAIDCGYRRYGMYFAAYAPKHYDDLAREAEQLDALGVETRMVAKADQRRELNSDLYFGGRVTTFAGGLHPARYHAGLVRACREAGVRFVTRCRVEAMKKEAGQFTLTTAKGTVRAGRVVVATNAYTDGGLSWFKRRVIPIGSYIIATEELDPGRLRALIPGERMIQDTKRNLYYYRLSPDGRRMIFGGRTSFRPISVLESARRLRLSMAEVFPSLADVGVTHSWTGNVAFTFDSLPHLGSHEGVHYALGCCGQGVALMSHFGNCLAGDILGTGEESAFAFNPIKTVPGYTGNPWFIPVIGEYYRFLDWLDRPSRS